In the Armatimonadota bacterium genome, TTCCTCACCCAGGGCTACGCCCCGGGCTTTCGCAGCTCGACCCTTCGGGCCTGGGGAACTTGGTCTGTTCGGGTACGCGTATCGACCCTTGACCCTAAATCCTCCAATCGACATGAGGTCGCCCCTCCCACGGCCAACAGCCAACTGCCAACGGCAAACTGCAAACTAACCTGGTCGGGATGACAGGATTTGAACCTGCGACCTCCTCGTCCCGAACGAGGCGCTCTACCAAGCTGAGCCACATCCCGACTGGATTCGAGATTCTACCTTCGCGCGTGGCCAGGCCCAACTCACAGGACGGGCCTGCGGACTTCTGTCAGAATCAAGCCAGTGCACATCCAGCCGTACTTTCCCGAGCCGATAGAGGTCTCGGAGAACATAGCGTCGAGGTCTTACAAGGAGACCCTTCGCTTCACACGAACTGTGATCGCCGGGCACGCCGCGTCCGTCGCTGCCGTCATCGCCGGGTATTTCTGGCTGCCTGGGTTTCTCGATCTGAGTGCGTCGGCGGCCGCGTTCGCATTCGGGCTGCTGGCGCTGACGCTGCTTCGCCGGTTCACGAACGGCGGATGGCTGGACAACGTCGGCTCGTTGGTTTTGCTGATTCCGACGCTCGGCGCGCTGTCGCTCGTCGCTCAATCCGTGTCTGCGGCAGGAACTCCGGTATTTGTGCTGGCAATTGGCTACCTGTACCTAGTCCTGTACGCCTGCCTCTGCGGCAGGGACTTCAGCTTCGTCGGCCAGTACGTGCTGGCTCTCGGCGCAACGATCTTGACGGTGGTCGTGCTGGCCGCGATGGGACGTATTGGTTGGCTGACGGTCCTGAACGGCTCGGTGCTGGCGGCTGGCTTCAACTTCTACTTCGTCTACGACCTCGCGGCCATGATGCGCAGGAGAAGGGCCGGCGAGCAGTCAGCGGCGGTGGCCGATCTGTACCGCGACCAGTTCAATTTCATCACGTATACGGTGCGGATCGTGCTGCACTGGCGCAAGTTCAGGTTCATTTAGAGCTCATGATCCGCGTGACGTGCTTCATTCGTCCACACCGTCTGGAAGAGGTTCGGACGGCGCTCAGCAGGCTCGAAATCAGCGGTCTGAGCGTCAGCGACGTTCGCGGTTCGGGAAACTCCGAGGAGCGGCCAGTCCGGTTTGCCGGCAGCGAGATGACGATCGCTCTGCCTATCCGCAGCAGGTTGGAGGTCGTTGCAAAAGACGAGCTGCTTGAGCCGCTTATCGAGGCGATAGTTGCCGGAGCCCGAACAGGCGAGCCCGGCGACGGCAAAATCTTCGTTGAGCCGGTCGAGGACTCGATTCGGATTCGAACCGAGGAGCGCGGCAGCGATACGGTGTGACCATCCCAGCTGAAAAGCGTCATAATGCTAGGTGAGGTTTGAACTCTATGTTTGGTCGTTTCGTTGGACTCTTTCTCGCATCTCTCGTCGTCTCCGCACCGGCGGCGGGGCAGATCGTCATCACTCTGGACACGCAGCCTGGAGCATCGCTGTTCGGTGAGCATCGTTTCACGGCGCTGGTGCAGTCGCAGTCGCTCGTGACACAGGTCGAGTTTTACGTAAACGGCGACCTCGTGGCGACAGATGAAAGCACGCCGTACGAGTTCGTGATGGATACGCTCATGTATGACGAGGGTGAGGTCATGCTCACGATCTCCGCGTACAACCGCGACGGAGAGTCTGCGAAGCTAGACGTCAAGCTCACGATCGACAACGCCCTGGGCAAAGGGATCGAGTACCACATCGATAGAGCCAACGAGGCGGTAGTCAACCAGAATTGGGACGAGGCGATTCAAATCTGCCGCATCGCGCTCAAGATCGACTCGTCGAACAACGACGCCAGAATGGCGATCGCGCGCGCATATTTTGGCAAGGGCGTTTACGACATGGCACAGAAGTTCGCTGAGGACATTCTCGCGGACGATCCGGGCAACACGCCGGCTAAGTCGCTGCTCTCCGGCATCGGACTGCGGCAGGCGTTCAGCGCAGTCGAGTCGGGCATGGATCGCGATCAAGCACTGGATACGCTCGCCTCGGCGATGAAGATGGCGACCGAGGCGCGGATGGAAGTGCTCGAAGCACAAATCGAAACCGCTGCTCAGGCTGCGGCTGGCAAGGACGGCGGGCCGGAGTGGTTCGCCTACGTCGACACGCTCATCTCAACAGGTCGTTACTCGACCGCGATCGGAGAGCTTAGTTCGCCGATGCTGAAGAATCCAGACGACAACGCCATCGCAAATCGGATCATTTATGCGCAGATCAGGGCGGGCAGGACCCAGGCCGCGCTGCGATCGCTTAGAGAGCATGAGCGCGAAGGGTATCCCGACGCTTACGGGTACTCGCTCAAAGCGATCCTCATGGAACATCTGGGTGAGGATCAGGCGGCGCTCGACGCTGAGCGCGAGGCGATTCTTGAGGACGCGGGCAGCCTCGGCGTGAGGACGACGCAAGCCTATCTGGCTTTGAGGCGAGGCCGTGGCGGGGCGCTGCAGCAGATCACTCGCTCACTCGCGACATCCGAAGGGCAAAGCCCGATCACAAACTACTACTTGGCGGCGATGTACTACAGGCAGAACCAGTTCCAACTCAGCGAGAAAGCGTTTCAAGCCGCTCTACTCGCCGATCCCGCGATGTACGACATGTACATCGAGCGCGCAAACCAAGCGCTCTCGTTCCTCGTCGCCAACGCTCTGACTGGCAAGGAGAAGGCGTATCAGCTTCGCTTTGCCGAAGCGTTCACCCAGGCGGCGCTCATCGCGAGGCCAGAGTCGTTTGAGGCGTTGACCGCACAGGCGCTGATTTACCTGTACAGGGACGAGCTCGACGACGCGCTCCGCTTCGCGCAGGCGGCCGTCCAAGCCGGTCCCGAATACGGTGCGGCGCATAACACCCTGGCACTCGCGCTCTCCCTTACCGGTCAATCGTTCGAAGGCGTGGCACAGATGGAGAAAGCGGGTGCCGCCGATCCGGCGTACCTCGCTGGCGCGACGGTGCCGACGTTGAACCGCGCATGGGACTATTTCTTCAGGCACGGGCGCACGCCGCTCATCGTGCCTCCGAGCTCCGGCTCGTAGCGTCTTTCGCGTGTGGTAGTCGGGACAGGTATCCTGACTGCCCGCGTCGGGGCGTGGCTCAGCTTGGTAGAGCGCTACACTGGGGGTGTAGAGGCCGCGAGTTCAAATCTCGCCGCCCCGACCAGTTTCCTTTTGGCTCGGGAGTTCGGATTGGTTCGGACTGGTTCGGATTTATTCGGTTTGTTCGGGTTTGTTCGGATTCGCCTCTTGACCCTAGACCCTAGACCGTGATCCCTCGCACTTCAAAAGACGAACGGCGCGATAGCCCGTGAGTTACAGGCGCGGCTCGCGGGGACGCTCGCCCTCCCTTCTGACAGTCCCAAGTACAGGGTTCTGACGAGTATTGCTCAGAAGAGTCGCTGTCCGGCTGGCCAGTCGAGGCCGAGGTGCGCTGCGACGGTGGCGCCGATGGCGGTCATGCCGTCTGTGTCGCCGAGGTTCTTGGGTTCGATGCCTTCGCCAACCAGCGCTACCGGGACGTACTCGCGTGAGTGGTCGGTCGAAGCGTCGGTTGGGTCGTTGCCGTGGTCGGCGGTCAGGATGAGGAGGTCGCCATCGGTTAGCAGCGAGATGATCTTGCCGAGCGTGACGTCGAACTCCTCGAGGCATCGCGCAAACCCGTCAGGGTCGTTGCGGTGGCCGTACAGCATGTCGAAGTCCTCGAAGTTGGCGAAGATAAACCGCGCGTCGGAGTCGAGCGCCTGCCACAGCGCCGTTTCGTGCTCCCTGTTGTTCTGCGTGCGCGGGACATCGCGGAAGCCGCGGCCACCGAACAGATCCGGCACAACGCCGAGGCCGTAGACGTCCCCGATCTCATCGACTAGGTTTGGCGGCGGCGGAAGGGGGAAGTCCTTTCTGTTCCCCGTTCGCGTGAATCCGTCATCAACAGAGCCGACGAACGGGCGGGCGATGATACGCTGAAGATTGTACGGTTCTTTACACAGTTTCCTGGCAATCCTGCACATTTCATACAGCCGGTCAATGGGGATAACTGATTCGTGGCACGCGATCTGGAACACGCTGTCTGCGCTCGTGTAGACGATCGGCTGGCCAGTCCGAGCGTGCTTCGCGCCGAGATCTTGGATGATCACAGTGCCGCTCGCGGGATAGTTGCCGAGCGTCTTTTTGCCGATCTTTTCTTCAAACTCCCGGATCAGTTCTTGCGGAAAGCCGGAAGGGTAGGTCGGGAACGGCGTCTCGGTGACGACCCCCATCATCTCCCAGTGCCCGGTGACCGAGTCCTTCCCTTGACTGAGTTCGCGGAGCCTTCCGTACCGCCCCGACGGGGCGTCGCCTATCCCGCACGCGGCGAGAAACCCAACCCTCTCTAGGTTTGGCGCATGGAAACCGCCGACGTGCTCCCAAACGTGCAGAACAGTCGACGGGCTATCGTGGTCGCCGAACTCGGCTGCGTCGGGAGCGGCCCCCGCCCCACAGCCGTCCAGAACGATTACGATAGCCCGTCGAGCGGGAATCTGGCTCACGCCATTGATTATTCCAGAGGTGGATCGATGCTCGCTGGCGGCTCAAGAGGCTCCGGCGGTCGGACCCGATCCCGCGGGCCTGCATCTCGCTGGCCGCGCATTCCCATCGGCAGGTTGCCCAGAGCGACGACGTCAAGGTCGGACTTGCTCAGTTTGTAGATCCGGTTGCCCTGCAGGATGTACAGGTTTTGGCCATCCTGAAGCATCACGGCCTGTCCGCCTCCGCCCATCATCTGCGGCGGCATCCCGCGCTGTTGGCCGCGCTGGAGCTGGT is a window encoding:
- a CDS encoding phosphopentomutase translates to MPARRAIVIVLDGCGAGAAPDAAEFGDHDSPSTVLHVWEHVGGFHAPNLERVGFLAACGIGDAPSGRYGRLRELSQGKDSVTGHWEMMGVVTETPFPTYPSGFPQELIREFEEKIGKKTLGNYPASGTVIIQDLGAKHARTGQPIVYTSADSVFQIACHESVIPIDRLYEMCRIARKLCKEPYNLQRIIARPFVGSVDDGFTRTGNRKDFPLPPPPNLVDEIGDVYGLGVVPDLFGGRGFRDVPRTQNNREHETALWQALDSDARFIFANFEDFDMLYGHRNDPDGFARCLEEFDVTLGKIISLLTDGDLLILTADHGNDPTDASTDHSREYVPVALVGEGIEPKNLGDTDGMTAIGATVAAHLGLDWPAGQRLF
- a CDS encoding P-II family nitrogen regulator encodes the protein MIRVTCFIRPHRLEEVRTALSRLEISGLSVSDVRGSGNSEERPVRFAGSEMTIALPIRSRLEVVAKDELLEPLIEAIVAGARTGEPGDGKIFVEPVEDSIRIRTEERGSDTV